The following proteins are co-located in the Vigna unguiculata cultivar IT97K-499-35 chromosome 9, ASM411807v1, whole genome shotgun sequence genome:
- the LOC114163477 gene encoding uncharacterized protein LOC114163477: protein MPNLNIPESFNKTKAVIKDLGLDYKKIHACPNDCMLYWKEHENDTFCEKCKVSRWKEFGEAHGELEQQKNEQKVPAKILRHFPLIPRLQRLFMCSNTADLMRWHEEERSKDGKMRHPADGEAWKDFDKCHANFSIEPRNVRLGLASDGFNPFKTMSISHSTWPVMMVVYNFPPWLCMKPEYTMLSLLIPGPQSPGNDIDVYLQPLIEELKQLWEIGVETYDASRDQKFQMHAALLWTISDYPGYAMLSGWSTKGRLACSCCNYDTHSSYLRHSHKMCYMNHRVFLPTSHPWRLNKKSFNGKKELGSAPTVLEGTDIVEILKDFNNDFGKYRKNKKDGLWKKRSIFFELPYWSQNTLRHNLDVMHIEKNICDNIIGTLLDIQGKTKDHVNARYDLQDMGIRKNLHPWELDGGRVQFAKSCFSMNAHEKSIFCAILKSAKLPDGIASNISKCVNASEKKISGYKSHDAHFMLHYLLQVPIRCTMLDVVAGPLIRLGSFFHSLCQKVIQVQDLDYLEANIVEILCQMETIFPLSFF, encoded by the coding sequence ATGCCGAATCTAAACATTCCTGaatcttttaataaaacaaaggCCGTGATTAAAGATTTAGGCCTTGATTATAAAAAGATTCATGCATGTCCAAATGACTGCATGCTATATTGGAAGGAGCACGAGAATGACACTTTTTGTGAGAAGTGTAAAGTTTCAAGATGGAAGGAATTTGGTGAAGCACATGGTGAGTTAGAGCAACAAAAGAATGAGCAGAAAGTGCCTGCAAAAATTCTAAGACACTTTCCATTGATCCCCAGACTTCAAAGGCTATTTATGTGCTCAAACACTGCAGATTTAATGAGGTGGCATGAAGAAGAGCGCTCAAAAGATGGAAAAATGAGACACCCTGCTGATGGTGAAGCTTGGAAAGACTTTGATAAATGCCATGCTAATTTTTCTATTGAGCCTCGCAATGTAAGACTTGGTCTAGCAAGTGATGGCTTCAATCCATTTAAGACTATGAGTATATCACATAGTACATGGCCAGTCATGATGGTGGTGTATAACTTTCCGCCATGGCTATGCATGAAACCCGAATACACAATGTTGTCACTACTAATTCCTGGACCACAATCACCTGGAAATGATATTGATGTCTATTTGCAACCACTAATTGAGGAACTAAAGCAATTATGGGAAATAGGTGTAGAAACATATGATGCCTCAAGAgatcaaaaatttcaaatgcATGCAGCTCTTTTGTGGACGATTAGTGATTATCCTGGGTATGCTATGTTGTCAGGTTGGAGCACTAAAGGAAGGTTGGCATGTTCATGTTGCAATTATGACACTCATTCGTCATACTTGAGACACAGCCATAAGATGTGTTATATGAACCATCGTGTGTTTTTACCAACAAGTCATCCATGGAGGTTGAATAAGAAGTCATTCAATGGAAAGAAAGAACTTGGGTCTGCACCAACTGTGTTAGAAGGTACTGATATTGTAGAAATCTTGAAGGATTTTAACAATGATTTTGGAAAgtatagaaaaaataagaaagatgGTCTATGGAAGAAAAGATCAATATTTTTTGAGTTGCCCTATTGGTCACAAAATACATTACGTCATAATCTTGATGTAATGCATATTGAGAAAAACATATGTGATAATATTATTGGGACTCTTTTGGACATTCAAGGCAAGACAAAAGATCATGTCAATGCACGCTATGATTTACAAGACATGGGAATTAGAAAGAATCTTCATCCTTGGGAGCTTGATGGAGGTCGTGTACAGTTTGCAAAATCTTGTTTTTCAATGAATGCACATGAAAAGTCAATTTTTTGTGCTATTTTAAAGTCCGCCAAATTACCAGATGGGATTGCatcaaatatttcaaagtgtgtgAATGctagtgaaaagaaaataagtggTTATAAGAGTCATGATGCACATTTCATGCTACACTACTTGTTACAAGTTCCAATAAGATGCACAATGCTTGATGTAGTGGCTGGCCCTTTAATTCGTTTGGGGTCTTTTTTTCACTCTTTGTGTCAAAAAGTGATCCAAGTGCAGGATTTGGATTACTTAGAAGCCAATATTGTAGAAATACTTTGTCAAATGGAGACGATATTTCCTCTTAGTTTTTTTTGA